The Thermosynechococcus sp. genome has a segment encoding these proteins:
- a CDS encoding DNA-directed RNA polymerase subunit gamma: MPRLEQRFDYVKVSLASPERIIQWGQRTLPNGQVVGEVTKPETINYRTLKPEMDGLFCERIFGPAKDWECHCGKYKRVRHRGIVCERCGVEVTESRVRRHRMGYIKLAAPVTHVWYLKGIPSYMAILLDMPLRDVEQIVYFNSYVVLDPGNHPGLSYKQLLSEDQWQEIEEEIYREDSELEGVEVGIGAEAIQRLLRDLDLQAEADQLRQEILNSKGQKRAKLIKRLRVIDNFIATGAKPEWMVLTVIPVIPPDLRPMVQLDGGRFATSDLNDLYRRVINRNNRLARLQEILAPEIIVRNEKRMLQEAVDALIDNGRRGRTVVGANNRPLKSLSDIIEGKQGRFRQNLLGKRVDYSGRSVIVVGPKLQMHQCGLPREMAIELFQPFVIHRLIRQQIVNNIKAAKRMIQRNDPQIWDVLEEVIEGHPVLLNRAPTLHRLGIQAFEPILVEGRAIQLHPLVCPAFNADFDGDQMAVHVPLSIEAQAEARMLMLASNNILSPATGKPIITPSQDMVLGCYYLTAENPKLPDYSDRYYANFQDVVMAYEQGHLPLHAFVWVRYDGEVEDGDTSEPQITTYADGSRLLEYSLRRIKEDANGQRISQYIRTTPGRIIYNQTIQEALAS, translated from the coding sequence ATGCCCAGACTCGAGCAACGCTTTGATTATGTAAAAGTGTCTCTAGCCTCACCCGAGCGCATCATTCAGTGGGGACAGCGCACTCTCCCCAACGGTCAAGTGGTGGGCGAGGTAACCAAGCCAGAAACTATTAACTATCGCACCCTCAAACCGGAGATGGATGGCCTCTTCTGCGAGCGGATTTTTGGCCCTGCTAAGGATTGGGAGTGCCACTGCGGTAAGTACAAGCGGGTGCGCCATCGCGGCATTGTCTGCGAGCGCTGCGGCGTTGAAGTTACCGAATCACGGGTGCGCCGCCATCGCATGGGCTACATTAAGTTGGCTGCCCCAGTTACCCATGTCTGGTATCTGAAGGGGATTCCCAGCTACATGGCAATCCTGCTGGATATGCCCCTGCGGGATGTGGAGCAAATTGTCTATTTCAACTCCTATGTAGTCCTGGATCCAGGCAATCACCCTGGCCTCAGCTACAAGCAGCTCCTGAGTGAAGATCAGTGGCAGGAAATCGAAGAGGAAATCTATAGGGAGGACTCGGAGCTAGAAGGTGTTGAGGTGGGCATTGGGGCTGAAGCCATTCAACGCCTGCTGCGGGATTTGGATTTGCAAGCGGAGGCCGACCAACTGCGGCAGGAAATCCTCAACTCTAAGGGGCAAAAACGCGCCAAGCTCATCAAGCGCCTGCGGGTCATTGATAACTTTATTGCCACTGGCGCCAAGCCGGAATGGATGGTCTTGACCGTGATTCCCGTAATTCCACCGGATCTGCGGCCAATGGTGCAGTTAGATGGCGGGCGCTTTGCCACCTCTGACCTCAATGACTTATACCGCCGTGTCATTAACCGCAACAACCGCCTCGCCCGCCTACAAGAGATTCTGGCGCCTGAGATTATTGTCCGCAATGAGAAGCGAATGCTTCAGGAGGCGGTGGATGCCCTGATTGATAATGGTCGTCGTGGTCGCACGGTGGTGGGTGCCAATAACCGTCCTCTGAAGTCCCTGTCCGACATTATTGAGGGGAAACAGGGACGCTTCCGTCAAAACCTGCTTGGGAAACGGGTGGACTACTCCGGTCGGTCAGTGATTGTGGTCGGGCCAAAACTGCAAATGCACCAGTGTGGCCTGCCGCGGGAAATGGCGATTGAACTTTTTCAGCCCTTTGTGATTCACCGCTTGATTCGCCAACAAATTGTCAACAACATTAAGGCGGCCAAGCGCATGATCCAGCGCAATGATCCGCAAATTTGGGATGTGCTGGAGGAGGTCATTGAGGGTCACCCGGTGCTGCTCAACCGTGCGCCGACGCTCCACCGTTTGGGGATTCAGGCCTTTGAGCCGATTCTGGTGGAAGGGCGGGCGATTCAACTGCACCCCTTGGTGTGTCCTGCCTTCAACGCCGACTTTGACGGTGACCAAATGGCGGTGCACGTGCCCCTTTCGATTGAGGCCCAGGCGGAGGCGCGGATGCTGATGCTAGCCTCGAATAATATCCTGTCGCCGGCTACGGGCAAGCCAATTATTACCCCCAGCCAAGATATGGTTTTGGGCTGCTATTACTTGACGGCAGAAAATCCCAAGCTGCCAGATTATAGCGATCGCTACTATGCCAACTTCCAAGACGTGGTCATGGCCTACGAACAGGGGCACTTGCCTCTCCATGCCTTTGTCTGGGTCCGCTACGACGGTGAGGTCGAGGATGGCGACACCAGTGAACCCCAGATTACGACCTATGCAGATGGTTCCCGTTTGCTGGAGTATTCCCTGCGTCGGATCAAGGAGGATGCCAACGGTCAACGGATTTCCCAATACATCCGCACCACACCCGGTCGCATTATCTACAACCAAACGATTCAAGAAGCCCTAGCCAGTTAA
- the rpoB gene encoding DNA-directed RNA polymerase subunit beta, protein MASNQIYTPPAFTLPDLVEIQRASFRWFLEEGLIEELESFSPITDYTGKIELHFLAKDYRLKEPKYTVDEAKRRDATYSMQMYVPTRLINKENGNIIDQDVFIGDLPLMTDRGTFIINGAERVIVNQIVRSPGVYYKSETDKNGRRTYNASLIPNRGAWLKFETDKNNLLWVRIDKTRKLSAHVLLKALGLTDSEILERLRHPEYYQKTVEKEGKFSEEDALIELYKKLRPGEPPTVSGGQQLLESRFFDPKRYDLGRVGRYKLNRKLQLNIPDSVRILTPEDILAAIDYLINLEFDLGTIDDIDHLGNRRVRSVGELLQNQVRVGLNRLERIIRERMTVSDTDSLTPTSLVNPKPLVAAIKEFFGSSQLSQFMDQTNPLAELTHKRRLSALGPGGLTRERAGFAVRDIHPSHYGRICPIETPEGPNAGLIGSLATHARVNEYGFIETPFYPVKDGRVLKDQPPIYMTADEEDDKRVAPGDVPTDENGYILGDVVPVRYRQDFTTTTPDQVDYVAVSPVQIISVATSLIPFLEHDDANRALMGSNMQRQAVPLLRPQRPLVGTGLEAQAARDSGMVILSQTNGVVSYVDANQIRVKTDNGPEITYTLQKYQRSNQDTCLNQRPIVFVGDRVQAGQVIADGSATEGGELALGQNILVAYMPWEGYNYEDAILISERLVQEDVYTSIHIEKYEIEARQTKLGPEEITREVPNVSEEALRQLDENGIIRIGAFVEAGDILVGKVTPKGESDQPPEEKLLRAIFGEKARDVRDNSLRVPNGEKGRVVDVRVFTREQGDELPPGANMVVRVYVAQKRKIQVGDKMAGRHGNKGIISRILPVEDMPFLPDGRPVDIVLNPLGVPSRMNVGQVYECLLGWAGECLGRRFKITPFDEMHGKEKSRETVHAKLQEARDVTGQDWVFNPENPGKMVVYDGRTGEPFDRPVTVGMAYMLKLVHLVDDKIHARSTGPYSLVTQQPLGGKAQQGGQRFGEMEVWALEAYGAAYILQELLTVKSDDMQGRNEALNAIVKGQSIPRPGTPESFKVLMRELQSLCLDISVRKASIPSFEDDGEMKPDPEVDLMVDVSPRRTPARPTIDYSALDDTDDKEGATTF, encoded by the coding sequence ATGGCTAGTAATCAGATTTACACGCCACCCGCCTTTACCTTGCCAGACCTTGTCGAGATTCAGCGGGCCAGCTTCCGATGGTTTCTTGAAGAAGGACTCATTGAAGAGCTAGAGAGTTTCTCCCCTATTACTGATTATACCGGCAAAATTGAGTTGCACTTTTTGGCCAAAGACTACCGACTCAAGGAGCCAAAGTATACCGTAGATGAGGCCAAGCGGCGGGATGCCACCTACTCAATGCAAATGTATGTCCCAACTCGCCTCATTAACAAAGAAAACGGCAATATCATTGACCAGGATGTGTTCATTGGGGATCTACCCCTGATGACCGATCGCGGGACGTTTATTATCAATGGTGCAGAGCGCGTCATTGTCAACCAGATTGTCCGCAGTCCTGGTGTTTACTACAAATCAGAAACCGACAAAAATGGTCGCCGCACCTACAATGCCAGCCTGATTCCCAACCGGGGCGCTTGGCTGAAATTTGAAACTGATAAAAACAATCTGCTGTGGGTACGCATTGACAAAACCCGTAAGCTCTCGGCGCATGTTCTCCTCAAGGCCTTGGGATTAACCGATAGCGAAATCCTAGAGCGGTTGCGTCACCCCGAGTACTACCAAAAAACCGTTGAAAAAGAAGGCAAATTCTCTGAGGAAGACGCCCTCATTGAACTGTACAAAAAACTGCGTCCAGGGGAGCCGCCCACGGTTTCGGGGGGACAACAGTTGCTAGAGTCGCGCTTCTTTGATCCCAAGCGCTACGACCTTGGCCGGGTGGGTCGCTACAAGCTCAACCGCAAGTTGCAGTTAAATATTCCTGACTCGGTGCGCATTCTCACCCCCGAGGATATTCTTGCGGCCATTGATTATCTCATCAACCTAGAGTTTGACCTGGGAACGATTGATGACATTGACCACTTGGGCAACCGCCGTGTCCGTTCTGTCGGTGAGCTGCTGCAAAACCAAGTGCGCGTTGGCCTCAATCGCCTAGAGCGGATTATTCGCGAGCGGATGACGGTGTCTGACACGGATTCTTTGACGCCCACTTCACTGGTGAATCCGAAGCCCTTGGTGGCCGCCATTAAGGAATTCTTTGGCTCTAGCCAGCTTTCCCAGTTCATGGATCAAACCAACCCCCTCGCGGAACTGACCCATAAACGGCGCTTAAGTGCCCTAGGGCCCGGTGGTCTCACTCGGGAGCGGGCAGGCTTTGCTGTGCGGGATATTCACCCTAGCCACTATGGCCGCATCTGCCCCATTGAAACCCCTGAAGGCCCCAACGCTGGGTTGATTGGCTCCCTGGCTACCCATGCCCGTGTCAATGAATATGGCTTTATTGAGACGCCTTTCTATCCCGTGAAAGATGGTCGCGTCCTCAAGGATCAGCCTCCTATTTACATGACGGCTGACGAAGAGGATGATAAGCGGGTGGCGCCGGGGGATGTGCCCACCGATGAAAACGGTTACATCCTTGGTGATGTGGTACCTGTGCGCTATCGTCAAGATTTCACAACCACAACCCCTGATCAGGTGGACTACGTGGCGGTTTCGCCAGTGCAGATTATCTCTGTGGCTACATCCCTGATTCCCTTCCTAGAGCACGATGACGCCAACCGTGCCCTTATGGGCTCTAATATGCAGCGGCAGGCCGTTCCCCTGTTGCGCCCGCAGCGTCCTTTGGTGGGTACCGGCCTAGAGGCCCAAGCAGCCCGGGACTCTGGCATGGTGATTCTCAGCCAGACCAATGGCGTGGTCAGCTATGTGGATGCCAATCAAATTCGCGTCAAAACGGATAATGGCCCTGAGATTACCTACACGTTGCAAAAATACCAGCGCTCCAACCAAGATACGTGCTTGAATCAACGGCCGATTGTCTTTGTGGGCGATCGCGTGCAAGCGGGACAAGTCATTGCCGATGGTTCTGCCACCGAAGGGGGTGAACTTGCCCTTGGCCAGAACATCCTTGTGGCCTACATGCCTTGGGAAGGCTATAACTACGAAGACGCCATCCTAATTAGCGAACGGCTGGTGCAAGAGGATGTTTATACCTCTATCCACATTGAGAAATACGAGATTGAGGCGCGGCAAACCAAACTCGGTCCTGAGGAAATTACCCGCGAAGTGCCCAACGTCTCTGAAGAAGCCCTGCGGCAATTGGATGAAAACGGCATTATCCGCATCGGTGCCTTTGTAGAGGCAGGCGATATTCTGGTCGGTAAAGTCACCCCCAAAGGGGAATCGGATCAGCCCCCCGAAGAAAAACTGCTGCGTGCCATCTTTGGTGAAAAAGCGCGGGATGTGCGGGATAACTCCCTGCGGGTGCCCAATGGTGAAAAAGGTCGCGTTGTCGATGTGCGCGTCTTTACCCGTGAGCAAGGGGATGAGCTACCCCCCGGCGCCAATATGGTGGTGCGGGTTTATGTGGCCCAGAAGCGCAAAATTCAAGTGGGGGATAAAATGGCTGGTCGCCACGGCAATAAGGGGATTATTTCCCGCATTCTGCCGGTGGAGGATATGCCTTTCCTGCCCGATGGTCGCCCTGTGGATATTGTCCTCAATCCCTTGGGGGTGCCCTCACGGATGAATGTGGGGCAAGTCTATGAGTGTCTCTTGGGCTGGGCTGGAGAATGCCTTGGTCGTCGCTTCAAAATTACCCCCTTTGATGAAATGCACGGCAAGGAAAAATCCCGCGAAACAGTCCATGCCAAACTGCAAGAGGCCAGAGACGTCACGGGTCAAGATTGGGTCTTTAACCCTGAGAATCCCGGCAAAATGGTCGTCTATGATGGCCGCACGGGTGAACCCTTTGACCGACCAGTGACAGTGGGGATGGCCTATATGCTGAAGCTGGTCCACTTGGTGGACGATAAGATCCACGCCCGCTCCACCGGTCCCTACTCCTTGGTTACCCAACAGCCCCTCGGTGGTAAAGCCCAGCAAGGTGGTCAGCGCTTTGGCGAAATGGAGGTGTGGGCACTGGAGGCCTATGGTGCCGCCTATATTCTCCAAGAGTTACTGACGGTCAAGTCCGATGACATGCAAGGACGCAATGAAGCCCTCAATGCCATTGTGAAGGGGCAATCCATTCCACGACCGGGCACGCCCGAGTCCTTTAAGGTGCTGATGCGGGAGCTGCAATCCCTGTGCTTAGATATTTCTGTGCGCAAGGCCAGTATTCCCAGCTTTGAGGACGATGGCGAAATGAAACCTGACCCCGAGGTGGATTTGATGGTGGATGTCAGCCCTCGCCGTACGCCGGCACGACCCACTATTGACTACAGTGCCCTAGACGACACGGACGACAAAGAAGGGGCAACGACATTCTAA
- a CDS encoding DevA family ABC transporter ATP-binding protein, producing the protein MEPVIHIQGLNHYFGQGQLRKQILFDLHARVEAGEIVIMTGPSGSGKTTLLTLIGALRSAQEGSLRVLGQELRHATKEQQIQIRRQTGYIFQGHNLLHALTARQNVQMALDLQPHLSQQEVRERVEAMLCAVGLGERLDYYPHELSGGQKQRVAIARALVGHPKIVLADEPTAALDKKSGRDVVEIMRTLAREQGCTILIVTHDNRILDVADRIIHMEDGRLSETTLGISA; encoded by the coding sequence ATGGAGCCAGTGATCCACATTCAAGGCCTCAATCACTATTTCGGTCAGGGGCAACTGCGCAAGCAAATTCTCTTTGATCTGCATGCTCGGGTTGAGGCGGGCGAAATTGTGATTATGACGGGGCCTTCGGGCTCGGGTAAAACAACACTTCTAACGCTGATTGGTGCCCTACGCTCGGCTCAGGAAGGCAGTCTGCGGGTGCTTGGTCAGGAACTACGGCATGCCACCAAAGAGCAGCAAATTCAAATCCGGCGACAAACGGGCTATATCTTCCAAGGCCACAATCTTCTCCATGCCTTGACGGCTCGCCAAAATGTGCAGATGGCGCTCGATTTGCAACCTCACCTGAGTCAACAGGAAGTCCGAGAACGAGTGGAAGCAATGCTCTGTGCCGTTGGCCTTGGAGAGCGCCTTGACTACTATCCCCATGAACTGTCGGGAGGGCAAAAGCAGCGGGTGGCGATCGCCCGCGCTCTAGTGGGACATCCAAAAATTGTGCTTGCCGATGAACCTACGGCTGCCCTCGATAAAAAATCCGGTCGCGATGTCGTGGAAATTATGCGCACCCTTGCCCGTGAACAGGGATGCACCATTTTAATCGTAACCCACGATAACCGTATTCTCGATGTTGCCGATCGCATTATTCACATGGAAGATGGCCGCCTCTCAGAAACCACCCTTGGGATTTCTGCCTAA
- a CDS encoding HlyD family efflux transporter periplasmic adaptor subunit: MAASQLQEARLRYEAETRLALAQINAEAERRRDRANEPAIAAIAAQQATIQRIQAELATANREYQRFAQLFADGAVSQQDLDDRTVRVRSLQEELRNAEANLVRLQEERRTELATATAEIAAAQANLARAQTQVQLLSAQQNLQVAEARLQRTIIRAPRQGRVLRIHTRAGENINERGILELGNTDQMYVVAEVYETDVPRVRVGQRAEIRSSALKAPISGRVAQVGLMVAKNDVTDTDPAAKTDARVVEVKIRLDNSEPVAGLTNMQVEVAIDPR; this comes from the coding sequence TTGGCCGCCAGTCAATTGCAGGAAGCCCGCCTACGCTATGAGGCCGAAACCCGCTTAGCCCTTGCCCAAATTAACGCCGAAGCCGAGCGACGGCGCGATCGCGCCAACGAACCCGCCATTGCCGCCATTGCCGCCCAGCAGGCCACCATTCAACGTATCCAAGCGGAACTCGCAACCGCCAATCGGGAATATCAGCGCTTTGCCCAACTCTTTGCCGATGGGGCAGTGTCGCAACAGGATCTCGACGATCGCACCGTCCGCGTCCGCAGCCTCCAGGAAGAACTGCGCAACGCTGAAGCTAACCTCGTTCGCTTGCAGGAGGAACGGCGTACAGAACTGGCCACAGCAACGGCTGAGATTGCCGCCGCTCAGGCGAATCTCGCCCGCGCCCAAACCCAAGTGCAACTCCTCTCAGCGCAACAGAATCTGCAAGTGGCAGAAGCCCGCCTCCAACGAACAATTATTCGGGCGCCGCGCCAGGGCCGCGTGCTGCGCATCCACACCCGTGCTGGCGAAAACATTAACGAACGAGGGATTCTGGAACTGGGCAACACCGATCAAATGTATGTCGTTGCTGAAGTCTATGAAACCGATGTGCCCCGGGTCCGTGTCGGGCAGCGGGCTGAAATCCGCAGTAGCGCCCTCAAGGCTCCCATTTCCGGCCGTGTGGCTCAAGTGGGTCTGATGGTTGCCAAGAATGACGTGACCGATACCGATCCAGCGGCAAAAACAGATGCCCGGGTTGTGGAAGTTAAAATTCGCCTTGATAACAGTGAACCGGTGGCAGGGCTGACCAATATGCAAGTGGAAGTGGCGATTGATCCGCGCTGA
- a CDS encoding biotin/lipoyl-binding protein, which translates to MGQPFLSKIGRPWLIGGAIAIGLGSLLLSWNYWQQLQRAREEQAIQAALANPISDRITALGRLEPEGEVVAVSAPSMTERLGQLLVREGDRVVAGQPLAYLDTYPERKAERRLGRQSIAGSPPTL; encoded by the coding sequence ATGGGACAGCCGTTTCTCAGCAAAATTGGTCGTCCATGGCTGATCGGGGGGGCGATCGCCATCGGATTAGGGAGCCTACTCCTGAGTTGGAACTATTGGCAGCAGCTGCAGCGAGCCCGTGAGGAACAAGCAATTCAAGCTGCCCTAGCCAACCCAATCAGCGATCGCATTACCGCCCTTGGTCGACTCGAGCCGGAAGGGGAAGTGGTGGCGGTGAGTGCCCCCTCGATGACGGAGCGATTGGGACAGTTGTTGGTACGCGAAGGCGATCGCGTGGTTGCCGGTCAACCCCTTGCCTATTTAGATACCTACCCGGAGCGCAAAGCCGAACGCAGACTTGGCCGCCAGTCAATTGCAGGAAGCCCGCCTACGCTATGA
- a CDS encoding pseudouridine synthase: MNYRYILLYKPYRVLCQFQDQQGRSTLKDYVPIPDVYPAGRLDYDSEGLVLLTNDGWLQHRLTDPRYGHPRTYWVQVEGEPDTAALTQLTAGVVIQGYRTRPARVEVLDQDPPLPPRNPPIRYRRHIPTQWLSLTLREGRNRQVRRMTAAVGFPTLRLVRVAIANLQLGDLAPGQWREILPSERQALWQSCGRRP, translated from the coding sequence ATGAATTATCGCTATATTCTCTTGTACAAACCCTATCGGGTTCTGTGCCAGTTTCAAGATCAACAGGGGCGATCAACCCTCAAAGATTACGTTCCTATTCCTGATGTTTATCCCGCTGGCCGCCTAGACTACGACAGTGAAGGGCTAGTTCTGCTCACCAATGATGGCTGGTTACAACACCGCTTGACGGATCCTCGCTATGGTCATCCGCGCACCTACTGGGTACAGGTGGAAGGTGAACCCGATACAGCAGCCCTGACCCAATTAACAGCGGGGGTAGTGATCCAAGGCTATCGCACGCGACCCGCTCGTGTCGAGGTACTCGATCAGGACCCCCCCTTGCCGCCAAGGAATCCCCCCATTCGCTATCGCCGCCATATTCCCACGCAGTGGCTCAGTCTGACCCTCCGGGAGGGGCGCAATCGCCAAGTCCGCCGCATGACGGCTGCGGTAGGATTTCCCACACTGCGTTTAGTACGGGTAGCGATCGCCAACTTGCAATTGGGCGACCTTGCCCCCGGACAATGGCGGGAAATTTTGCCCTCAGAACGGCAAGCCCTTTGGCAATCCTGTGGTCGGCGACCTTAG